The DNA region GAGGGTCTCGACCCCGTTCAGGACCTGCAGCGCGTCGAGCTTGTCGTGGGCGTCGAAGGCGGGGAACAGCTCGGCCAGCACGTCGAGCGGGGTCTGGTCGTGCATGCGCTGGACGAACTGCACGAGGGACGGCGGGACGTCGGTCGCGAACGAGTAGCGCTTGGTCAGGACGAACTCGATGTCGGACCCGAGATGGCGGCCACGGGCGACGAGTCCGGGACGTCGGTTGAGGGCCGCGAGCGCCCTGGGGGCCGCTCGCCGCAGGACCCGGCCGGCCGCTGCCGGCACCCCGAAGGTCACCTCGGCCAGGCGGCCGGGAGACGTGGACACCAGCGCGACGCCGACGACCCGGTCGCCGAACAGCTGCGGCTGCTGGTCGGCGAGCGCCATCACCGTCATGCCGCCCATCGAGTGCCCGACGAGCACGATCGGACCGTTCGGCGCGACCTCGTCGAGCACCGCCAGCAGGTCGAGCCCGACCTGGTCGAGCGTGCAGTTCTCGTCGTCGCCGCGCTGCGA from Frankiaceae bacterium includes:
- a CDS encoding alpha/beta hydrolase, coding for MSKRKRAGLLGVAVGAVATGVAAGMSLERLAVGRKRLRPDPEAREAFGRLPGKPRVVTLPDGVRLYVEETGSGPLTVVFVHGFALSMTSFHYQRRDLADVGRLVFVDQRAHGRSQRGDDENCTLDQVGLDLLAVLDEVAPNGPIVLVGHSMGGMTVMALADQQPQLFGDRVVGVALVSTSPGRLAEVTFGVPAAAGRVLRRAAPRALAALNRRPGLVARGRHLGSDIEFVLTKRYSFATDVPPSLVQFVQRMHDQTPLDVLAELFPAFDAHDKLDALQVLNGVETL